In Sebaldella sp. S0638, a single genomic region encodes these proteins:
- a CDS encoding hemagglutinin repeat-containing protein — MKRGKIKKVLALWMLVNLLANTVYADIKVDKGVRQNTSVDRAQNGTNIININTPNNKGISVNDFSEFRTKDPTVFNNFGQGVGRSYLAGMMASNPNLSKEQYARLILNRVNGAERAEIENWLEVMSDKKTDLIFSSQNGFYLNNTGFINFDKVIFTTSKVFLDANGDIQPFNIRGGKIDIGREGINAEGLQYLALLSKQISIDGIISAKDGDLDLIAGEFDYNPNTREYINKASYNGDMLISASAYGSIYGQQIKVVANGGDLGVKSDMIGYKVLAINADGTVKTNQVQGNSGVEIKAKEYIQEGSTYTEGNINISADKTILAGTGTQADNINITGKLDNQTNIYAKGNISVGNDIVNTGKVISEKGLTVSGNLTTSNIVYGKDLINISGVLFNSSDMQSEGNITIGLSTTNKGRILTDNILHIGGTVINEGTLYGKNKINLQNLTNSGSVQSTGEITSKTVVNTGKIVGEGSITVLDLDNQNELVTNKVLTTNNLTNTGTLNTGEEITSTGNVVNYGVLNTNGGFLILGNLNNYNLLNVGGSLNTRDLINHGSLKAVDSLLTRGTTFYNQGEILTSALDVENTNIHNANKVTGINTAKLKGANILNQGQLSGTNVELITPFLNNSGQIIAEEVINAGNTTLNNTGYIGSNQKVILSGSNLTNTGSLESNIIELYNLSGYNNIGGSIKGTGVYLTTSGNIDLRGTLHGENDLRVNAYDILHTDMITGKGYIELKGHDITNNVELASGSIVVQGTGNVINNSIITGTNGNISGYNIINNDLIAFGEQTVLRAADKLTNNATKAIYGGNLLDIGFNTLENLSGELLSTGVINLNGNYLLNQTGMIQSSGDINMNVTKIDNIGRVDGLNDYEIYYETWDGQILTEAEVMGKWKNEEYGENKSNKLEGLYKTGLLAVLDRAEYQFLLANIFLQDLWDLNPTAVDYKHFTQGSVEGYFDRYPMDESTYIRTSSTQFPGVALKGKIRSNAVTTYANISAGNNISITANELNNKDGKISAGNTAELTAGTIRNNTTLGDLVQLKDGVEYYKQEHYGSGSARKYHVKYWRGIENGDQAYVTGQASVIEARNLIINTGNLELTSGVDTSKQIITGSTTAGGLVSGKTVNTGVSSGTGIVNVVKNMTPIGEIIATGVLPIDPLSAQSSLFSTSKDSNSKYLLETRSQYINLGEFYGSDYYLSRIGYDENSDWNMARRLGDSYYEYLLVTRAISDKLGTRFINGLSDKELMKAMLDNSVELQKDLQLSVGVALTPDQVKALKSDIIWYEYEVVNGEKVLVPKVYLSQATLATIETDGRDRVGGLELTAITADELRNNGQLIGNGGVTYINAGRVYNVTDTNQLSEIRGNQVSITATEGNIENIGGVIRGIESVALTAQNGDVINSSSKVTANSYGNSNNNTQHENLLSIGEISSGGTTYIEANNYDSKAGILGGKTVILDVKENVTIGALTLSGEDNSGSGSDNYAVYRSNQNVGGVVSADNLYVSGKNLNIEGSTVAVSENALLNVEKINIESKVDDVYSESKGTDKGTFSSREQHTKSYEEQNVEAQLFVGGSTVTKADINIIGSTFVTGDDSYLGGNVTATSRELNSSYYHQEKKTGFVSNFDVSSGGISAGAGIQRTEDTININQKTQAMSNVSLGHGTIVDGDKFSLSATNFQHGAIVINSKEVYYGATKNTYDEQTEHKESYVGVSASISSPLLNRIDQMYNGVEAASKGNGTAGLVNGGVAVINSAVGTINGLAGNQRGANNNFYVSANVGLTASQSESKSHTYYETGVVTVISGLDENSSITYNNTDKITYEGTQSYGDTFIYNNVKEIEKKAVELNNYYSSSSSNTSAFGGMTFDTVTGRPGGASFNISGGNSNYTQEGTSYQNGIFVGVNETYNNVGKMTIDGFEQYGGKVTGNIAELDIKSKQNTSKTDGSSSNYSVGTGFQTIGTSGGASNIWNNAAKGMNGSIGGNQTTGDRSYVDTPSAFIVGKDSDLSIGKVTNTGAVIGTEEGTNSKLNIDEYIGKDIKNKDNYNVTGGTVSSGGAGFEYQDKEKEGITHNTVVGNVNIGKSSGDEINKDLNTMQETTKDKDSGHYNTFVESGVLVLATEKGRKDFKESVELAGTEIDAMKKVVETTILYANKDNRETLLGADNSNANEEKRGFIDVLQTERFVEGIRNAGYIDLSGKSDKEIEQEIEARYGDLFERFGKDIEVGFYTKDELSSDDPMAQNKSNSAGFVGEDGKIWLNKDNISSIENFSLNNIVSHEGVHTVKGSNTELLAQYGEQRASDFIQNAISDGKLSLWATEPVKDWDKGTLTEKERNDLANVQDIEEKLRVNNYMTSTDHDKVINSITNILGLNEEEKSNLEVYILTRTNLNNESKDYVLAMTKIVMEENIESIFSDENLTNTQKLEQIKNEYNLDKNDIKKIKDKMLADEASQNIAEYIVDKKSEKIKNELNLIKNETAFVKDFMENNNKLTNYKLTLNEDDFVSYSGSSKGKEIGGILIKSIIDHKDTLEVNHQNNTAEQGGNKVNIDFNGTYTGYYKIGVDSKTGLNIVDISSQKPVDVEYVYSHELIHGLHDLYGIKDKSDTFSIFYDQNRNLIMQNPQTFNLNVTNNSNINTIMNEIDSHYQNNYTDEIYQKYLIMVKPALEEEMKQILNQTNLTSIPNGKTGTINYRIPGLANDESEELNTVGIPYNKTPEDPKIKNKEIYKPTQNAIEKENSAPERGVY, encoded by the coding sequence ATGAAAAGAGGGAAAATAAAAAAGGTACTGGCATTATGGATGTTAGTAAATTTATTGGCAAATACAGTTTATGCAGATATAAAAGTAGATAAAGGAGTACGACAGAATACAAGTGTGGACAGAGCACAAAATGGGACAAACATAATTAATATAAATACTCCCAATAATAAGGGGATTAGCGTTAATGATTTTAGTGAATTCAGGACAAAAGACCCGACAGTATTTAATAACTTTGGACAAGGAGTAGGAAGAAGTTATCTTGCAGGAATGATGGCAAGTAATCCAAATTTAAGTAAAGAACAATATGCAAGATTAATACTAAACAGAGTAAACGGAGCAGAGAGAGCAGAAATAGAAAACTGGTTAGAAGTAATGTCAGATAAGAAAACAGACTTAATTTTCTCATCACAAAATGGATTTTACCTTAATAATACAGGCTTTATAAATTTTGACAAAGTAATTTTTACAACCTCAAAAGTATTTTTAGACGCAAATGGAGACATCCAGCCCTTCAATATTCGTGGGGGCAAGATAGATATTGGTCGTGAGGGAATAAATGCAGAAGGATTACAATATCTAGCCTTACTATCAAAGCAGATAAGTATAGACGGAATAATAAGTGCAAAAGATGGGGACTTGGATTTAATAGCAGGAGAGTTTGACTATAACCCAAATACAAGAGAATATATAAACAAAGCCTCATATAATGGAGATATGTTAATATCAGCCTCAGCCTACGGATCAATTTATGGTCAGCAGATAAAGGTTGTAGCAAACGGTGGTGACTTGGGAGTCAAATCAGATATGATCGGGTACAAGGTGCTTGCTATCAACGCTGATGGAACGGTAAAAACCAACCAAGTCCAAGGAAATTCAGGGGTAGAAATAAAAGCTAAAGAATATATTCAGGAAGGTTCGACATATACAGAGGGGAATATAAATATATCAGCAGATAAAACAATTTTAGCAGGAACAGGGACACAGGCAGATAATATAAATATAACAGGAAAACTGGACAATCAGACTAACATATACGCAAAAGGAAATATATCAGTAGGGAACGATATTGTAAATACAGGTAAAGTAATATCAGAAAAAGGATTGACAGTATCAGGAAATTTAACTACATCAAATATAGTATACGGAAAAGACCTGATAAATATATCAGGAGTACTTTTTAACAGCTCAGATATGCAAAGTGAAGGAAATATAACAATAGGTTTAAGTACAACAAATAAAGGAAGAATCTTAACAGATAATATACTTCATATAGGTGGAACAGTAATAAATGAAGGAACTTTGTATGGAAAAAACAAAATAAATTTACAAAATTTAACAAACAGCGGAAGTGTTCAGAGTACAGGAGAGATAACATCTAAAACAGTAGTTAATACAGGAAAAATAGTAGGAGAAGGAAGTATAACAGTATTAGATTTAGATAATCAGAATGAATTAGTAACAAATAAGGTACTTACAACAAATAATTTAACAAACACAGGAACATTAAATACAGGCGAAGAAATAACATCAACAGGAAATGTAGTAAATTATGGAGTATTAAATACCAATGGTGGTTTTCTGATCCTTGGAAATCTGAATAACTATAATTTATTAAATGTCGGAGGAAGCTTAAATACAAGAGATTTAATAAATCATGGAAGTTTGAAAGCAGTAGATAGCTTATTAACAAGAGGAACAACTTTCTATAATCAGGGGGAGATATTAACATCAGCCTTAGATGTAGAAAATACAAATATTCATAATGCGAATAAAGTAACAGGAATAAATACAGCAAAATTAAAAGGAGCTAATATATTAAATCAGGGTCAGTTAAGTGGAACCAATGTAGAATTAATAACACCATTTTTAAATAACAGTGGTCAGATAATAGCAGAAGAAGTAATAAATGCAGGGAATACAACACTAAATAATACAGGATATATAGGTTCTAACCAAAAGGTAATATTATCAGGAAGCAATTTAACTAATACAGGAAGTTTAGAATCAAATATAATAGAACTGTATAATTTATCAGGATATAATAATATTGGCGGAAGTATAAAAGGAACAGGAGTATATCTAACAACTTCGGGAAATATAGACTTAAGAGGAACCCTGCATGGCGAAAATGATTTGCGAGTAAATGCCTATGATATTTTACATACAGATATGATAACAGGAAAAGGCTACATAGAATTAAAAGGTCATGATATAACTAACAATGTGGAACTGGCTTCTGGTTCTATAGTAGTACAAGGTACAGGAAATGTAATAAATAACAGTATAATAACAGGAACAAACGGAAACATATCAGGTTATAACATAATAAATAATGACTTAATAGCATTTGGAGAGCAGACAGTATTAAGAGCAGCGGACAAACTGACAAATAATGCAACTAAAGCAATATACGGCGGAAATTTACTTGATATAGGATTTAATACATTAGAAAATTTAAGTGGAGAATTATTATCAACAGGAGTAATAAATTTAAACGGTAATTATCTTTTGAATCAGACAGGAATGATACAAAGTTCTGGTGATATAAATATGAATGTAACAAAGATAGATAATATAGGAAGAGTAGACGGGCTTAATGACTATGAAATCTATTATGAGACGTGGGATGGTCAAATATTAACAGAAGCAGAAGTAATGGGTAAATGGAAAAATGAAGAATATGGAGAAAATAAATCAAATAAGTTGGAAGGTTTATATAAAACAGGGTTACTTGCGGTATTAGATAGAGCAGAGTATCAGTTTTTACTTGCGAATATCTTTTTACAGGATTTATGGGATTTAAATCCAACAGCGGTGGACTATAAACATTTCACTCAGGGATCGGTAGAAGGATATTTTGACAGGTATCCAATGGACGAGAGTACATATATAAGAACAAGTTCAACACAGTTCCCGGGAGTAGCACTGAAAGGAAAAATAAGAAGTAATGCAGTAACAACATATGCTAATATATCGGCAGGAAATAATATATCAATAACAGCAAATGAGTTAAATAATAAAGACGGAAAAATATCAGCAGGAAATACAGCAGAATTAACAGCTGGAACTATAAGAAATAATACAACATTAGGAGATTTAGTTCAGTTAAAAGATGGTGTAGAATACTATAAACAAGAACATTATGGAAGCGGAAGTGCTAGAAAATATCATGTGAAATACTGGAGAGGAATAGAGAACGGAGATCAGGCTTATGTAACAGGACAGGCAAGTGTGATAGAAGCAAGAAATCTGATCATAAATACAGGAAATCTTGAACTGACATCAGGAGTAGATACATCAAAACAGATAATAACAGGAAGTACAACAGCAGGAGGACTTGTATCAGGAAAAACAGTAAATACTGGAGTAAGCAGTGGTACTGGAATAGTAAATGTAGTAAAAAATATGACACCAATAGGAGAGATAATAGCAACGGGTGTATTACCGATAGATCCATTATCAGCTCAAAGTAGTCTTTTTAGTACATCAAAGGATTCAAACTCAAAATATCTTCTTGAAACAAGAAGTCAGTATATAAATCTTGGAGAGTTTTATGGAAGTGATTATTATTTATCAAGAATAGGCTATGATGAAAACAGTGACTGGAATATGGCAAGAAGATTAGGAGATTCATATTATGAGTATCTCCTAGTAACAAGAGCAATATCAGATAAACTGGGAACTAGATTTATAAATGGTCTAAGTGATAAAGAACTGATGAAAGCAATGCTTGATAATTCAGTAGAATTACAAAAGGATTTACAGTTATCAGTAGGAGTAGCTTTAACTCCGGATCAGGTAAAAGCTCTTAAGAGTGATATAATCTGGTATGAGTATGAAGTAGTAAACGGAGAAAAGGTACTGGTGCCAAAGGTATATTTAAGTCAGGCAACGCTAGCAACAATAGAAACAGATGGAAGAGACAGGGTAGGAGGACTGGAACTAACAGCTATAACAGCAGATGAATTAAGAAATAACGGGCAGTTAATAGGAAATGGCGGAGTAACATATATAAATGCAGGAAGAGTATACAACGTAACAGATACAAATCAATTATCAGAAATAAGAGGGAATCAGGTATCAATAACAGCAACAGAAGGCAATATAGAAAATATAGGTGGAGTAATAAGAGGAATAGAATCAGTAGCGTTAACAGCTCAAAATGGAGATGTAATAAACAGTTCAAGCAAGGTTACAGCAAACAGTTATGGAAACAGTAATAATAATACCCAACATGAAAATCTTTTGAGTATAGGAGAAATAAGCTCAGGAGGGACAACATATATAGAAGCGAATAATTATGATTCAAAAGCTGGAATACTTGGAGGAAAAACAGTAATCCTTGATGTAAAAGAGAATGTAACAATAGGAGCCTTAACATTAAGCGGAGAAGATAATTCAGGTTCAGGAAGCGATAACTATGCAGTATACAGAAGTAATCAGAATGTAGGCGGAGTAGTATCAGCAGATAATTTATATGTATCAGGAAAAAACTTAAATATAGAAGGCTCAACAGTAGCAGTATCAGAAAATGCCTTGTTAAATGTAGAGAAAATAAATATAGAATCAAAAGTAGATGATGTTTACAGTGAATCTAAAGGAACAGATAAAGGGACTTTCAGTAGTAGGGAACAGCATACAAAATCATATGAAGAGCAGAATGTGGAGGCACAGCTTTTTGTAGGAGGAAGTACAGTAACAAAAGCAGATATAAATATAATAGGAAGTACCTTTGTAACAGGAGATGATTCTTATCTTGGAGGAAATGTAACAGCGACATCAAGAGAATTAAACAGCTCTTATTATCATCAGGAAAAGAAAACAGGGTTTGTATCGAACTTTGATGTAAGCAGTGGAGGAATATCAGCAGGAGCAGGAATACAGAGAACAGAGGATACAATAAATATAAATCAGAAAACACAGGCAATGTCAAATGTAAGTTTGGGGCATGGAACGATAGTAGACGGGGATAAATTTAGTTTATCAGCAACAAACTTTCAGCATGGGGCTATTGTAATAAATAGTAAAGAAGTGTATTACGGAGCTACAAAAAATACATATGACGAGCAGACAGAACATAAAGAAAGTTATGTAGGTGTAAGTGCTTCAATAAGTTCACCATTATTAAACAGAATAGATCAGATGTATAATGGAGTAGAGGCAGCGAGCAAAGGAAACGGAACAGCAGGACTGGTAAATGGAGGAGTAGCAGTAATAAACTCAGCAGTAGGGACAATAAATGGTCTTGCAGGAAATCAAAGGGGGGCTAATAATAATTTTTATGTATCAGCAAATGTAGGTTTAACAGCTTCTCAAAGTGAAAGTAAGAGCCACACTTATTATGAAACAGGGGTAGTTACAGTAATAAGCGGACTTGATGAGAATTCAAGTATAACGTACAATAATACAGATAAAATAACATATGAAGGAACACAGTCTTATGGAGATACCTTTATTTATAACAATGTAAAAGAGATAGAAAAGAAAGCAGTGGAATTAAATAATTACTACAGTTCATCTTCAAGCAACACTAGTGCTTTTGGAGGAATGACTTTTGATACAGTAACAGGGAGACCAGGTGGAGCAAGTTTTAATATATCAGGAGGAAATTCCAATTATACACAGGAAGGGACAAGCTATCAGAACGGAATATTTGTAGGAGTGAATGAAACTTACAATAATGTAGGAAAAATGACAATAGATGGCTTTGAACAGTATGGTGGAAAAGTAACAGGAAATATTGCAGAATTGGATATAAAGAGTAAGCAGAACACAAGTAAGACAGACGGATCAAGTTCAAATTATTCAGTAGGAACAGGATTTCAAACAATAGGAACATCAGGAGGAGCATCGAATATTTGGAATAATGCTGCCAAAGGAATGAATGGAAGTATTGGAGGAAATCAGACAACAGGAGATAGAAGTTATGTAGATACACCAAGTGCCTTTATAGTAGGAAAAGATTCAGATTTATCAATAGGAAAAGTGACAAATACAGGAGCAGTAATAGGAACAGAAGAAGGAACAAATAGTAAACTGAATATAGATGAATACATAGGAAAAGATATAAAAAATAAAGATAATTACAATGTAACAGGCGGAACTGTCAGTAGTGGTGGAGCAGGATTTGAATATCAGGATAAAGAAAAAGAAGGAATAACTCATAATACTGTTGTAGGAAATGTAAATATAGGAAAATCATCAGGAGATGAGATAAACAAAGACCTAAATACTATGCAGGAAACTACAAAGGATAAAGATAGTGGTCATTACAATACATTTGTTGAAAGTGGAGTACTGGTATTAGCTACCGAAAAAGGAAGGAAAGACTTTAAAGAAAGTGTAGAATTGGCAGGAACAGAAATAGATGCTATGAAAAAAGTAGTTGAAACAACAATACTATATGCAAATAAAGATAACCGAGAGACATTACTGGGAGCAGATAATTCAAATGCAAATGAGGAAAAAAGAGGGTTTATAGATGTATTGCAGACAGAAAGATTTGTTGAGGGAATAAGAAATGCAGGATATATAGATTTAAGTGGAAAAAGTGATAAAGAAATAGAACAGGAAATAGAAGCGAGATACGGTGATTTATTTGAAAGATTTGGGAAAGATATAGAAGTAGGATTCTATACAAAAGATGAACTGTCGTCAGATGATCCAATGGCACAAAATAAGAGTAATTCAGCAGGATTTGTAGGAGAAGATGGAAAAATATGGTTAAATAAGGATAATATATCAAGTATAGAAAATTTTAGCTTAAATAATATAGTAAGTCACGAGGGAGTACATACAGTAAAAGGAAGTAACACAGAGTTATTAGCACAATATGGAGAACAAAGAGCTTCTGATTTTATTCAAAATGCAATAAGTGATGGAAAATTATCTTTATGGGCAACAGAGCCAGTTAAAGATTGGGATAAGGGGACACTAACAGAAAAAGAAAGAAACGACTTAGCTAACGTACAGGATATCGAAGAAAAATTAAGAGTAAATAATTATATGACTTCAACAGATCATGATAAAGTAATTAATTCAATAACTAATATATTAGGGTTAAATGAAGAAGAAAAGAGTAACTTAGAAGTTTACATTTTAACAAGAACGAATCTTAATAATGAAAGCAAGGACTATGTCTTAGCAATGACAAAAATAGTAATGGAAGAAAATATTGAAAGTATTTTTTCTGATGAAAATTTGACAAATACTCAAAAATTAGAACAGATAAAAAATGAATATAATTTAGATAAAAATGATATAAAGAAAATAAAAGACAAAATGTTAGCTGATGAAGCTTCTCAAAATATAGCTGAATACATTGTAGACAAAAAGAGTGAAAAGATAAAGAATGAATTAAATTTAATAAAAAACGAAACTGCATTTGTAAAAGATTTTATGGAAAATAATAATAAATTGACCAATTATAAATTAACATTGAACGAAGATGATTTTGTTAGTTATTCAGGTAGTAGTAAAGGAAAAGAAATTGGTGGAATATTGATAAAATCAATAATAGATCATAAAGATACTTTAGAAGTAAATCATCAAAATAATACTGCAGAGCAGGGTGGAAATAAAGTAAATATAGATTTTAATGGAACTTATACTGGATATTATAAGATAGGGGTTGACTCTAAAACTGGTTTAAATATAGTAGATATTTCTTCACAAAAACCAGTAGATGTTGAATATGTTTATTCTCATGAATTAATACATGGACTTCATGATTTATATGGTATAAAAGATAAAAGTGATACTTTTTCTATATTCTATGACCAAAATAGAAACTTAATTATGCAGAATCCTCAAACTTTTAATTTGAATGTAACAAATAATAGTAACATAAATACAATTATGAATGAAATTGATAGTCATTATCAAAATAATTATACTGATGAAATTTATCAAAAATATTTAATAATGGTGAAGCCAGCATTAGAAGAAGAGATGAAACAGATTTTAAATCAAACAAACCTAACAAGCATTCCAAATGGAAAAACAGGTACAATAAATTACAGAATTCCAGGTTTAGCTAATGATGAGTCAGAAGAATTGAATACTGTTGGAATTCCTTATAATAAAACTCCAGAAGACCCGAAAATAAAAAACAAAGAAATTTATAAACCAACACAAAATGCCATAGAAAAAGAAAATTCAGCACCTGAAAGGGGAGTATATTGA
- a CDS encoding ShlB/FhaC/HecB family hemolysin secretion/activation protein, giving the protein MYDTSGRSTQFNMNADRVVYRNKMSKISINGGLKLKTNQNYFEDVQLVDRRLTIGSLGVNYSRGFFGGILGFDLSYDRGLPWFRSADDHEKEIYDPKGRFDKYGLNVNWYKPMSIGKQRFTYRLVGVGQYTQDVLYGSEKISMGDEYTVRGYKGDSISGDKGYYVKNELSYNLNIPKIGSISPYIAYDFGETWNNEVHDMYRYGYIRGFALGVKYYGEILNIDIAYAKPDKVSGYVRKPSDEVYVTFGIKF; this is encoded by the coding sequence TTGTATGATACAAGCGGGAGATCAACGCAGTTTAATATGAATGCAGACAGAGTTGTATACAGAAATAAAATGAGTAAGATAAGTATAAACGGAGGATTAAAGTTAAAGACAAATCAGAATTACTTTGAAGATGTTCAGCTTGTAGACAGAAGATTAACAATAGGGAGTCTTGGAGTAAATTACAGTCGTGGCTTCTTTGGAGGAATACTTGGTTTTGATTTATCATATGACAGAGGGCTACCTTGGTTCAGATCAGCAGATGATCATGAAAAAGAAATATATGATCCTAAGGGAAGATTTGACAAATATGGATTGAATGTAAACTGGTATAAGCCAATGTCGATAGGAAAACAGAGATTTACCTATAGATTGGTAGGAGTAGGACAATATACCCAAGATGTACTTTATGGAAGTGAAAAGATAAGTATGGGAGATGAATATACAGTAAGAGGATACAAGGGAGATTCCATATCAGGAGATAAGGGATATTATGTAAAAAATGAACTGTCATATAATTTGAATATACCGAAGATAGGGAGTATATCACCATATATAGCTTATGACTTTGGGGAAACATGGAATAATGAAGTTCATGATATGTATAGATATGGATATATAAGAGGATTTGCTTTAGGGGTAAAGTATTATGGAGAAATATTAAATATAGATATAGCATATGCCAAACCTGATAAGGTATCAGGATATGTAAGAAAACCATCAGATGAAGTATATGTGACATTTGGAATAAAATTTTAA
- a CDS encoding toxin-antitoxin system YwqK family antitoxin: protein MKILIYFCISILLISSTEVDFFDIKLEKGKNKKRIYTSEGKVLNGNVSIINFPEELSIASKEGNNISSLCDTENINMTKISKIDVEFEEGYPMQNIKCYNRKDILFYESEVVSSDTFEISKYDINGVLDQRKIYKGASVEYTSYYDNGQILREGNFKNNRKDGIWKEYYKDGKLKSVTEFKKDKIVNIVKY, encoded by the coding sequence ATGAAAATATTAATTTATTTCTGCATTTCAATTTTATTAATTTCTTCAACAGAAGTTGATTTTTTTGATATAAAATTGGAAAAAGGAAAAAATAAAAAAAGAATATATACATCAGAAGGGAAAGTATTAAATGGTAATGTAAGTATAATAAATTTCCCGGAAGAATTGAGTATAGCATCGAAGGAAGGAAATAATATTTCAAGTTTATGCGATACAGAAAATATAAATATGACTAAAATATCTAAAATAGATGTAGAATTTGAAGAAGGTTACCCGATGCAAAATATAAAGTGTTACAATAGAAAAGATATACTTTTCTATGAAAGTGAAGTTGTTTCATCAGATACATTTGAAATATCCAAATATGATATAAATGGAGTGTTAGATCAGAGAAAAATATATAAAGGAGCTTCAGTTGAGTACACTTCGTATTATGATAATGGTCAGATATTAAGAGAAGGAAATTTTAAAAATAATAGAAAAGACGGAATATGGAAAGAATATTACAAAGATGGGAAATTAAAAAGTGTAACAGAATTTAAAAAAGATAAAATAGTAAATATAGTGAAATATTAA